From the Rhizobium sp. SL42 genome, the window TTCTCGAATGGTTGAAATCGAGATCCGACATGCGCAAAATAGAGGGTTAAAGCGAACAGAGCGCGTCTGAAAAATCGCGGCATGCTTTCGGATAGATCGCCACCTCGATCATCTAATCCTGCTCCTCGGCGGGTCGGCTCAATTCAATCCCGGCAAGGTCTCGAATGTCAGTGGTACCGGCGGCAATGGCTGGCGCGTAACCTTTTCCCCCGGCGCCACCGGCAGCGAGGGCTTGGGTGGCACTGTTTCCGTCGTGAGCGGCACCTGCCCCGGTTCAACCGGGCGCGCGGCCAATGGATCTGCAGGCAAGGACAGACGGCGCTGCTCCTGCGCCAGCCGCTCCGCCTCCTCGGTCTCGGCTTTCAGGCGCGCTTCCTGCTCGAGCCGCATCCGCTCCACTTCTGCCTTGTCACGCTCGTTCTGACGAAAACGGGCCAAGGCCGCCTCGCGCCTCAAGCGCTGCTTCTCCAGCACGTTGGACTGAAGGGTTTCGACCCGTCGGCGCTCGATTTCAAACGCGCGCAAGGAAAGGAAATTGGTCAGCCCCGTGACATCAAGCGATCGCGTCGGCGACAGGGCGTCGCCACTCAAGATCATCCGGTAACCGGCGTCCGTGCCGGGCAGCGCCGCCTCTCCGGCATCAAGAGACACCTGAACGCCCGCCTCGATCTCGCTGTCGGCAAGCGAAAGCCGCAGATCACCGCCGAGCTGCGCCTCGGGCGTCTGCACTGTGGCATTTTGCACGCGCACCACGCCATCCGTCACCGCAAACGGCAGTGACAGATCAGTCACCTGCATCGAGCCCGATTTTATCAGTCCGTCGGCAATCTCGCGGACCTTCTCCTCGTTGATCGCCGTTCCGATGACATCGGCTTCGCTGAGCAGGCCGGCCATGATGCCAAGCTTGAAACCTGGCACGGTCAGCTTCGCCAGCTTGATTTCGCCGGATCCGCTGCTCTGGCGAAACAGTTCAGCAACCGAATTGCCGCTGCCCTCGGCCACGAATGTTGCGTCGAACTTCCCCTCGGCGACGCCGGCACCTTCGATCCCGCGTTCGGTCCGCAGCGTGGCCAGGGTCTCGGCAAGATCAAGGCCGCTCAGATCGAGCCGCGCCTGCAGGAAGCCGGCGCCTTCGCTGTTTGCCAGCGACAGCCGGCCGGATGCCCGCCCACCGAGCCATTGTCCGGTAACGTCATCAAGAACAATCTCACCGGCTTTCCGGCTCAGTTTTCCGGCAAATTCCGTGATCGCGCCGGCAAATCCCGGCGCGAACCGCTTGGCAGTCAGTTCGACATCAAACTCCGCCTGTGCAGCAATCTTCGGCAGCGCAGTCTCCAGCAATGCACCGCTCGCCGGGTCACGAACCGGCCCCAGGACCGTTTGCGCGAGCCATTCGAGGTCTGCCCGATCCATCGAGACCGAACCACTCGCCATGGGGTGGTCACCTTGCCAGTCGATCGTCCCCGTGGCGTTGACGGCATTGCCGTCGACCTCGGTGGCAAGCTTTTTCACTGCGATCTGGCGTTTCGCCAGGCCGATTTCCGCATCCAGCGTGACCGGAAGCCCGGTGCCAGTTTCCGGCAGGATGGAACCCAGCGTCAAGAGATAGGGTCCGAGGTCTTCGCTGTTGAAATCAACCGCCCAGTCTCCGTCCAGCAGCATATCGGCCGAGTTCGCAGCCGCGAGCGTGCCGTGTGCCTGGAGGTTTGTGCTGTTCGACGTATAGGTGACGACCGCTTCGGATGCCGTGGACGGGCCAGACTTCATCGTCACGCCAAGTAGACCGCCCTCGCCGATCTCCAGCGGCAATGGATCGAGCCCGGCTTGCCCCAGCAGGATCTGGGCTTCGTCGTTTTCCAACGTGGCCGAGATGTCCGCCTTTGCATTTACGGTCGTATTGATCAGGTCACTCGTATTGTAGCGTGCCTCGATCCGGCTGCCGTTGGAAGTCCCTGAAAGTTTGGCTTCAAGGCCTCCGCCATCCTGGTTGCCAAGGGAGACATCGACCGCCAGCTTGCTGTCGGCATACCAGGCAGCGCTGGCTGAAAGCCTCGGCAACAACGGGTTGCCCGGAAGGCGTTGGCGCAGCAGGTCGAGGAATGGACCGGGGTCTTGCGCGCTGATTGCGATGTGTCCCTGCCCGCTCGGCTTGAGCAAAGTGCCCCCGATCGCGCCATTGGCCTCGATCGCGGCACCGGAAACATCACCGACACTCAGCCTTTCAACCGCGATTTTTCCGTTATCGAAGGAAAACACCGTATCGACATCGTGCCCCTCCACCCCATAGGCCGACAGCGTTCCCACTTTCAATCGGGCGGCAATTCGCTCCGCCAGCAGATGCTGCTCGGCATCCTCGCCGACCAACAGGACCGCTATCGCGCGTGCGGCATCCAGATCCAGCGCATCGCCGGTCAGATCGACCGAGAGGCTGGCAGCCGAGCCGGCAACGGACTCGCGTTCGACCCGGCCCTTGAGCGGCTCGGCGCCAATCGCCAGTTCCAGTTTTTCGAACCGCTGCAGATCGCTTGTCAGGTTGACCGACGCGGAAAATCCGGCAGACTTGAGCTGCCGGATCGCCGGATCGACCTTCCCGGAAATCCATGTCGCAAGCCCCGATGGCTGCGTTGAAGCGACAAGCAGTTCGCCATCGAAAGACGGCGCACTGGCAAGCCTCAGCCAGCCCTTGGCTTCCACCTGTGTTCGTCCGGGCAGGACGGCAACCGCGCGATCGACCGTCCAGCCGGTACCGGCCGGTCGGACATCGAGCTGGATGTCCCTGAAGACAGTGTCACCTGCGACGATTGCCGGCAATTTCAGGCTCGCCCGCCCCGGCACGCTGGGGATCGGAATCTCTGCGGCCGTCGCCAGAAGAAGCGCCAGTCTCTGGCGAACGGATGTAGCCACGCTGCGCGAAGTCTTGCCCTTGGTCCCGTCGCCCGCCAGACGGTTCACGTCGACTTGCTGGCCATCTGCGGTCAGGAGGAATTCCGGCTGCCTTCCGGTGTCCAGCTTTGCTTCTCCATTCACCACATAGGGATCGGCAGGATCGCCAAGCTCGAGTCGATAACCGGGAACCGCAACCCGTTCATTCGTCAGTTCGAAATCGCCCTTGACGCGCGGCCCCGGCAGCGGCTTCGCCTGCCCCGGTTGCGATGCGTTCTCGGCCACCTTCCAGTTGGATTCAAACCGGCCCTTGTAGACTGGCCGCCCTGCCTCGAAGGCCAGGGCACCTTCCAGAACCAGATCGAACGGTCGCGTTTCGGGATCAAGTTTCAGGCGCAAGGGCAACGCGGCGTCCTGCGGTGGCGATGTCGCCAGGGAAAACAGCGCCGCCTCACCATCCAGCGACGCCCGTCCCTCAACCGTCCATGGACCGGAAAGAGAGCGGGCTGAAATCTTGGCGTCGAAATCTCTCAGCAGGCGATTGCGACCGGACTGCTGGTCGATGAACTCAACCTCGCCGCCGCTGACGGAAACGCTTTCCAGGACGACGGTCCGGGCCGGAATATTGGGCTTGCTGCCCCGTAGCCAGTCCATCGTACCATCAGGCAGAAGTCGGATCCGGGCTTTTGGCTCCTCGATCCGCATGTCGAAGATGCGCGCCTCGCCAGACAGCAGCGGGGCCAGTTCCGCATCAAGGGAAAAACGGGCGATTTGGACGAGCGGCGTACCATCGATATCCGTTCCGATCGTCACGTCTTCCATCGTCACTGACGGAAACGGCAATATGCGGGCGCTGACAGAGCCATGCACCACGACTTTCTTGCCGAGCAGGACACTGGCCCGATCCTCGAAGTTCTGCCGGAAATTCGTCCAGTCCACGAAGAGCGGAGCCAGAAGCGCCGAAAAAAGCGCAACGACGAGCAGGCCTCCGAGACTTACCAGGATGCGTCCGAGCACCAAATGCCACTCCCTTGTTCACAGCCCGCAAGGTAACCCAATTCGCCGTGGGAGCAAGCTGCAAGGTCTTGTAATCAGAGCCTAAAAATCTTGCCCGGATTGAATATGTTGTCGGGGTCCAGGCTTGCCTTGATTGTTCGCATCACCGGCAGTGCACTCGCCAGTTCCTGCTCGAGGTAACTGATCTTGCCCTGGCCTATGCCGTGTTCGCCGGTGCAGGTCCCCTCCATCGCCAGCGCACGATTGTTGAGCCGCCCGATAAACGCCTCGGCCTTCGCAACGTCTTTAGGATCCTTGTCGTTGAACAGCAGAAGCACGTGGAAATTGCCGTCTCCGGCATGGCCGACGATTGGAGCCAGAAAATTGTTTTCACGAATATCCGCCTGCGTTTGCGCGACGCAGTCTGCCAGCATCGAAATCGGCACACAAACGTCGGTCGACAGCGCGGCAAGTTCCGGCGCCAGCGCGCGGCTTGCCCAATAGGCGTTATGACGCGCCTTCCACAAGGTCGCGCGCTCTTCGGCATTGGTCGTATAGTGGAATTCGCCGCCGCCGAATTCGGCCGCGATCTCGGCAAATTGCTGAGAATGCAACGCAACCGTTTCATCGGTACCGTGGAACTCCAGGAACAATGTCGGCCGCTCGTCGTAGGACAGTTTCGAATAGGCATTGCAGGCGCGGATCTGCATCTCGTCCAGCATTTCGATACGCGCCACCGGCACGCCCATCTGGATCGTCATGATCACAGCGTTGCAGGCATCCTGCAGTGTCGGAAAGGCACAGACACCACCGCTGATCTTCGCCGGTATGCCCTGAAGGCGCAATGTGATCGACGTAATCAGCCCAAGCGTCCCTTCCGAACCGACGAACAATCGGGTCAGGTCGTAACCGGCAGACGACTTGCGCGCCCGCTGCGCTGTCAGGATTTCCTCGCCATTGGCCGTAACCACGGTCAAGGCCAGGACATTGTCCTTCATCGTGCCGTATCGCACGGCATTTGTGCCCGAGGCCCGTGTCGATGCCATGCCGCCAAGCGAGGCATTGGCACCTGGATCAATGGGGAAGAACAGGCCGGTGTCGCGCAGATAGGTATTCAACTCTTCACGCGTTACGCCCGGCTCGACCGTGCAGTCGAGATCCTCGGCATTCACCCGCAAGACCTTGTTCATCCGGCTGAAGTCGACGGAAATGCCGCCGAACGGTGCATTCACCTGCCCTTCCAGCGATGAGCCGACCCCGAAGGCAACGACGGGAACTTTGTGGGTCGCGCAGGCACGCACGACATCGCTGACATCCTCGCTGCTTTCGACAAACACGACGCCATCCGGCAATTGCGACGGCAGATAGGTGGTCGTGTGGCTGTGCTGCTCACGAAACGACTGGCCGGCCTGGAAGGCATCGCCAAAGCGCTGCTTCAGCATTGCACAAACAGCTGCAATTGCCTCGGCATCGCGCGGGCCATCGATAACATCCTTCAACGCCATAGCGGCCACCCCCAAAAACCAGGACCATTGCGGCAGCTCGAGCGCCGCACTCCGTGGCGTCTGCTATGGGATAGGCTCCGGCGTTTGTCCAGCCGGTGAAAGGCGCGGCGGGACAATGCGCCGCGCCATTTCTGGCGGTTGTTATTCTGCAGCAATCCGCCGCGGCTCCCCGGCATCATTGGCCGCCGCGGTCGCATCCTGCAGTTCCGACTTCAACCGCTCCTCTTCATGGGCATGCGGCTTGGAGAACCGGGCAAGCAGCAGATAGGCGACCGGCGTGATATAGAGCGTCACCAGTGTCGCCATGCCAAGGCCGCCGACGATGACCCAACCGAGCGCGATACGCGCTTCCGCACCAGCTCCCTTTGCAAGCACCAGAGGCAAGCCGCCCAGTACCGTAGCGATCATCGTCATCATCACCGGTCGCAAGCGGATCGAACACGCGCTTTCGATCGCCTCGCGAACGCTGGCACCCCGATCGCGCAACTGGTTGGCGAATTCGACGATCAGGATGCCGTTCTTCGCCATGACACCGACCAGCAGAACGAGACCGATCTGACTGTAGACATTCAGGCTGGAGTCGGTGATCACCAGGGCAAACACCGCACAGGCAAGACCGAGCGGCACCGTGGCCATGATGATCAGCGCCGAAATGACGCTTTCGAACTGCGCCGCGAGCACAAGGAAGATGATGGCAAAGGCAAATCCGAAGGTCAGCGCCATGCCCGAGGCATTTTCCTCAAGCGTTGCGGCTTCGGCGAGTGGAACCAGCCGCGCACCCGCTGGCAGAAGCGGTTCGGCAATGGCCTTCATCGCCTCGACCGCTTCGCCAAGCGATACGCCCTCGTTCAGGCTCGACGAGAACGACACCGAGGCTAGCTGCTGCTCGCGATTGAGCTGCGGCGACACGGCATTTTCCTGCAGGGTCGCAATGGTCGACATCGGCACCACCCGACCGTCGGACGTGGTAAGGAATATGTTTTCCAGATCCGTCGGATCATTGATCGGCTGCGTGCTCGAAATCAGCCGAACCGGAATGGCATCGCCGTCGACGAAGACATCCGTTACCGAGCGGCCTTCCAAAAGAGCCTGCACCGAGGTTCCGATCGCATTGATATCGACGCCGAGATCGGAAGCGCGCTCGCGATTGACCGTCACCGATATCTGCGCCTGGGTCGGTTCGTTATCCAGCCGCGGCGTCTGGAAAAGACTGGAGTTGCGCATCTGGTCCACGACCTTGATCGCCGCTTCCGTCAGTTTCTCGTGGTCGCTGCCGACAAGCGCCATCTGCAGACCGCTACCCGCACCCCGGATTCG encodes:
- a CDS encoding FAD-binding oxidoreductase, producing MALKDVIDGPRDAEAIAAVCAMLKQRFGDAFQAGQSFREQHSHTTTYLPSQLPDGVVFVESSEDVSDVVRACATHKVPVVAFGVGSSLEGQVNAPFGGISVDFSRMNKVLRVNAEDLDCTVEPGVTREELNTYLRDTGLFFPIDPGANASLGGMASTRASGTNAVRYGTMKDNVLALTVVTANGEEILTAQRARKSSAGYDLTRLFVGSEGTLGLITSITLRLQGIPAKISGGVCAFPTLQDACNAVIMTIQMGVPVARIEMLDEMQIRACNAYSKLSYDERPTLFLEFHGTDETVALHSQQFAEIAAEFGGGEFHYTTNAEERATLWKARHNAYWASRALAPELAALSTDVCVPISMLADCVAQTQADIRENNFLAPIVGHAGDGNFHVLLLFNDKDPKDVAKAEAFIGRLNNRALAMEGTCTGEHGIGQGKISYLEQELASALPVMRTIKASLDPDNIFNPGKIFRL
- a CDS encoding AsmA family protein, giving the protein MLGRILVSLGGLLVVALFSALLAPLFVDWTNFRQNFEDRASVLLGKKVVVHGSVSARILPFPSVTMEDVTIGTDIDGTPLVQIARFSLDAELAPLLSGEARIFDMRIEEPKARIRLLPDGTMDWLRGSKPNIPARTVVLESVSVSGGEVEFIDQQSGRNRLLRDFDAKISARSLSGPWTVEGRASLDGEAALFSLATSPPQDAALPLRLKLDPETRPFDLVLEGALAFEAGRPVYKGRFESNWKVAENASQPGQAKPLPGPRVKGDFELTNERVAVPGYRLELGDPADPYVVNGEAKLDTGRQPEFLLTADGQQVDVNRLAGDGTKGKTSRSVATSVRQRLALLLATAAEIPIPSVPGRASLKLPAIVAGDTVFRDIQLDVRPAGTGWTVDRAVAVLPGRTQVEAKGWLRLASAPSFDGELLVASTQPSGLATWISGKVDPAIRQLKSAGFSASVNLTSDLQRFEKLELAIGAEPLKGRVERESVAGSAASLSVDLTGDALDLDAARAIAVLLVGEDAEQHLLAERIAARLKVGTLSAYGVEGHDVDTVFSFDNGKIAVERLSVGDVSGAAIEANGAIGGTLLKPSGQGHIAISAQDPGPFLDLLRQRLPGNPLLPRLSASAAWYADSKLAVDVSLGNQDGGGLEAKLSGTSNGSRIEARYNTSDLINTTVNAKADISATLENDEAQILLGQAGLDPLPLEIGEGGLLGVTMKSGPSTASEAVVTYTSNSTNLQAHGTLAAANSADMLLDGDWAVDFNSEDLGPYLLTLGSILPETGTGLPVTLDAEIGLAKRQIAVKKLATEVDGNAVNATGTIDWQGDHPMASGSVSMDRADLEWLAQTVLGPVRDPASGALLETALPKIAAQAEFDVELTAKRFAPGFAGAITEFAGKLSRKAGEIVLDDVTGQWLGGRASGRLSLANSEGAGFLQARLDLSGLDLAETLATLRTERGIEGAGVAEGKFDATFVAEGSGNSVAELFRQSSGSGEIKLAKLTVPGFKLGIMAGLLSEADVIGTAINEEKVREIADGLIKSGSMQVTDLSLPFAVTDGVVRVQNATVQTPEAQLGGDLRLSLADSEIEAGVQVSLDAGEAALPGTDAGYRMILSGDALSPTRSLDVTGLTNFLSLRAFEIERRRVETLQSNVLEKQRLRREAALARFRQNERDKAEVERMRLEQEARLKAETEEAERLAQEQRRLSLPADPLAARPVEPGQVPLTTETVPPKPSLPVAPGEKVTRQPLPPVPLTFETLPGLN